One genomic window of Cystobacter ferrugineus includes the following:
- a CDS encoding ABC transporter permease yields MQQLLLIAVRNLGTHKRRTLLLGGAIAGVTALLVILMGLSNGMKDTMLRSATTLVTGHVNVAGFYKVTAGQSAPVVTSYPKLLEQLRKEVPELDFSVQRTRGWVKLVSESGSVQTGIGGIDVAAETGIRKVLQLREGRLEDLAQPNTLLLFDEQAKRLEVKVGDSVTLSASTMRGISNTVDVRVVAIAANVGMLSSFNVLVPNATLRALYQLREDSTGALMLHLKDMSAIPSVQARLYKRLPELGYQVLEHDPRAFFMKFQTVNREAWTGQKLDITNWEDEISFIKWTVSAMDALTGVLIFVLLIIIAVGIMNTLWIAIRERTREIGTLRAIGMQRWYVLVMFLLEALVLGLLGTTVGALVGMGVCLLINAVDPSVPVPVQLFILSDKLHLIVKPGSVMRAIAFITLCTTFISLIPSFLAARMKPITAMHHIG; encoded by the coding sequence ATGCAACAGCTCCTCCTCATCGCAGTGCGCAACCTGGGCACCCACAAGCGCCGTACGCTTCTGCTGGGCGGCGCCATCGCCGGTGTCACGGCCCTGCTCGTCATCCTCATGGGCCTGTCCAACGGCATGAAGGACACGATGCTCCGGTCCGCCACCACGCTGGTGACCGGGCACGTCAACGTGGCTGGCTTCTACAAGGTGACGGCCGGCCAGTCTGCGCCCGTGGTGACCTCCTACCCCAAGCTGCTCGAGCAGCTGCGCAAGGAAGTCCCCGAGCTGGACTTCTCCGTCCAGCGCACACGCGGCTGGGTCAAGTTGGTGAGCGAGTCTGGCTCCGTGCAGACGGGAATCGGCGGCATCGACGTAGCGGCCGAGACTGGCATCCGCAAGGTGCTGCAGTTGCGGGAGGGTCGGTTGGAAGACCTGGCGCAACCCAATACCCTCCTCCTCTTCGACGAGCAGGCGAAGCGGCTCGAGGTCAAGGTGGGTGACAGCGTCACCCTCTCCGCGTCCACCATGCGCGGGATCAGCAACACCGTGGACGTACGTGTGGTGGCCATCGCCGCCAACGTGGGCATGCTGAGTTCCTTCAACGTCTTGGTGCCCAACGCCACCCTGCGCGCCCTCTACCAGCTGCGCGAGGACTCCACCGGCGCCCTCATGCTCCACCTCAAGGACATGAGCGCCATCCCCAGCGTGCAGGCGCGCCTCTACAAGCGTCTGCCCGAGTTGGGTTATCAGGTGCTGGAGCATGACCCCCGGGCCTTCTTCATGAAGTTCCAGACCGTCAACCGCGAGGCCTGGACGGGGCAGAAGCTGGACATCACCAACTGGGAGGACGAGATCTCCTTCATCAAGTGGACCGTGTCGGCGATGGACGCCCTCACCGGCGTCCTCATCTTCGTGCTGCTCATCATCATCGCGGTGGGCATCATGAACACCCTGTGGATCGCCATCCGCGAGCGCACCCGGGAAATCGGCACCCTGCGCGCCATCGGCATGCAGCGCTGGTACGTGCTGGTGATGTTCCTCCTGGAGGCGCTCGTGCTCGGACTGCTCGGCACCACGGTGGGCGCCCTCGTGGGCATGGGCGTGTGCCTGCTCATCAACGCCGTGGACCCCTCCGTGCCCGTGCCCGTCCAGCTCTTCATCCTCTCCGACAAGCTCCACCTCATCGTGAAGCCCGGCTCGGTGATGAGAGCCATCGCGTTCATCACGCTGTGCACCACCTTCATCTCGCTCATTCCCTCTTTCCTCGCCGCGCGGATGAAGCCCATCACGGCGATGCACCACATCGGGTGA
- a CDS encoding ABC transporter permease gives MGQLKLLLQVALRNLFVSRINLLIGGIIFFGTVLVVVGGSLVDSVDEAMSRSIIGSVAGHLQVYSAHSKDELSLFGQMGREPDLSALDDFSRIKQLVQQHPNVKTVVPMGTGATFINSGNTIDLTLARLRDLYKKAAQGDTPELRGQIHSLQAHVRHIITLLEEDMKRRREIIDDKTTDPADAEAMARARSEAFWADFDEKPFDSLEFLENRIAPYMTDGDMLSLRYVGTDLVNFQKTFDRMRIVEGTPVPPGHRGMMLSKFTYENDFKLKTAHRLDLIKEARDTNHKTIAMDPQLQRWVKENQTQTREILFQLDDLKTKQAVERLQRVLGSQETDLGKLLPAFFTMDDANFDTRYQQFYSELATLLDLYRIRIGDDLTITAFSRTGYVQSVNVKIYGTYQFDGLEKSAVAGALNLLDLMSFRELYGYLTAEKKAELAGLQKASGVQQVKREDAETALFGEQGSASLVAEGTAGQIDEDKQLDGLAQKLHREELASRVYTQQEIESGVVLSTAVLLKHPEKLEQTLAELRKSADDAKLPLRIISWQKASGTIGQFVLVAKLVLYFAVFIIFVVALVIINNAMMMATLQRVREVGTLRAIGAQRSFVLSMVLVETVVLGLVFGVLGAAMGGAIMNMLGHVGIPAGNEALYFFFSGPRLFPSLHLSNLVAAFVIVLVVSALSTFYPAYLATRVSPLQAMQTDE, from the coding sequence ATGGGCCAACTCAAGCTCCTGCTCCAAGTGGCCCTGCGCAACTTGTTCGTGAGCAGGATCAACCTCCTCATCGGAGGCATCATCTTCTTCGGCACCGTGCTGGTGGTGGTGGGCGGCTCCCTCGTCGACAGCGTGGACGAGGCGATGAGCCGCAGCATTATCGGCAGCGTCGCCGGCCACCTCCAGGTGTACTCGGCCCACTCCAAGGACGAGCTCTCGCTCTTCGGGCAGATGGGCCGCGAACCGGACCTGAGCGCGCTGGATGACTTCTCGCGCATCAAGCAACTGGTACAGCAGCACCCCAACGTGAAGACGGTGGTGCCCATGGGCACCGGCGCCACGTTCATCAACTCGGGAAACACCATCGACCTGACCTTGGCGCGCCTGCGCGACCTCTACAAGAAAGCAGCACAGGGCGACACACCCGAACTCCGCGGGCAGATCCACAGCCTCCAGGCGCATGTGCGTCACATCATCACCTTGCTCGAGGAGGATATGAAGCGGCGCAGGGAAATCATCGACGACAAGACCACGGACCCCGCGGACGCGGAGGCCATGGCCCGCGCCCGTTCCGAGGCCTTCTGGGCGGACTTCGACGAGAAGCCATTCGACTCGCTCGAGTTCCTGGAGAACCGCATCGCCCCGTATATGACGGACGGGGACATGTTGTCCCTGCGCTATGTAGGCACCGACCTGGTCAACTTCCAGAAGACCTTCGACCGCATGCGCATCGTGGAGGGCACGCCGGTGCCCCCGGGACACCGCGGCATGATGCTCTCCAAGTTCACCTACGAGAACGACTTCAAGCTGAAGACGGCGCACCGGTTGGACCTCATCAAGGAGGCGCGTGATACCAACCACAAGACCATCGCGATGGATCCGCAACTCCAGCGCTGGGTGAAGGAGAACCAGACCCAGACGCGGGAGATCCTCTTCCAGCTCGACGACCTCAAGACGAAGCAGGCCGTGGAGCGGCTCCAGCGCGTGCTGGGCAGCCAGGAGACGGACCTGGGCAAGCTACTGCCCGCCTTCTTCACCATGGATGACGCCAACTTCGACACGCGCTACCAGCAGTTCTACTCCGAGCTGGCGACGCTGCTCGACCTGTACCGCATCCGCATCGGGGACGACCTCACCATCACCGCATTCTCGCGCACCGGCTATGTGCAGAGCGTGAACGTGAAGATCTACGGCACCTACCAGTTCGACGGGCTGGAGAAGTCCGCGGTCGCCGGAGCCCTCAACCTGCTGGACCTGATGTCCTTCCGCGAGCTGTACGGCTATCTCACCGCTGAGAAGAAGGCCGAGCTCGCGGGCCTGCAGAAGGCCAGCGGGGTGCAGCAGGTGAAGCGCGAGGACGCCGAGACGGCGCTCTTTGGCGAGCAGGGCAGCGCCTCGCTGGTGGCCGAGGGGACCGCCGGCCAGATCGACGAGGACAAGCAACTCGACGGGCTCGCCCAGAAGCTGCACCGCGAGGAGCTCGCCTCCCGGGTGTACACGCAGCAGGAAATCGAAAGCGGCGTGGTGCTCAGCACCGCGGTTCTGCTGAAGCATCCGGAGAAGCTGGAGCAGACCCTGGCCGAGCTGCGGAAATCGGCGGACGACGCGAAACTACCCTTGCGGATCATCTCCTGGCAGAAGGCCTCCGGCACGATCGGCCAGTTCGTCCTGGTCGCCAAGCTGGTGCTCTACTTCGCCGTCTTCATCATCTTCGTGGTGGCGCTCGTCATCATCAACAACGCGATGATGATGGCCACGCTGCAGCGGGTGCGCGAGGTGGGCACCCTGCGGGCCATCGGCGCGCAGCGCTCGTTCGTGCTGAGCATGGTGCTGGTGGAAACGGTGGTGCTGGGGCTCGTCTTCGGCGTGCTGGGAGCCGCCATGGGAGGTGCCATCATGAACATGCTCGGCCACGTGGGCATCCCCGCCGGCAACGAGGCGCTCTACTTCTTCTTCTCGGGACCCCGCCTCTTCCCCAGTCTCCACCTGTCAAACCTCGTGGCGGCCTTCGTCATCGTGCTCGTGGTGTCCGCCCTCTCCACCTTCTACCCCGCGTACCTCGCGACCCGGGTCTCGCCTCTCCAGGCGATGCAGACGGACGAGTGA
- a CDS encoding ABC transporter ATP-binding protein — protein MSQVTALPGSTQPIVSLTEVTKTYSLGKVQVPALRGVTLEVYPGEFISIAGPSGSGKTTALNLIGCVDTASSGVVSVDGQDTKKLTERQLTHLRLHTIGFIFQSFNLVSVLSVFQNVEFPLLLQRKLNASERRTRVMTLLEQVGLEKHAKHRPNELSGGQRQRVAVARALVTRPKLVLADEPTANLDSVTGQNIIDLMKELNRKEGTTFIFSTHDAKVMTHANAVVRLADGKILDRITPAEAQKVMAVSEGGH, from the coding sequence ATGAGCCAGGTCACTGCCCTCCCCGGCAGCACCCAGCCGATCGTCTCCCTCACCGAGGTTACCAAGACGTACTCCCTGGGTAAGGTGCAGGTGCCCGCACTCCGAGGCGTGACGCTAGAGGTGTACCCGGGAGAGTTCATCTCCATCGCCGGCCCATCGGGCAGTGGCAAGACGACGGCGCTCAATCTCATCGGCTGCGTGGACACGGCCTCCTCGGGCGTGGTGAGCGTGGATGGCCAGGACACCAAGAAGCTCACCGAGCGGCAGCTCACCCACTTGCGGCTGCACACCATCGGCTTCATCTTCCAGAGCTTCAACCTCGTCTCGGTGCTCAGCGTCTTCCAGAACGTAGAGTTCCCCCTGCTGCTGCAGCGCAAGCTCAACGCCTCCGAGCGCCGCACGCGCGTGATGACGCTGCTGGAGCAGGTGGGCCTGGAGAAGCACGCCAAACACCGCCCCAATGAGCTGTCTGGAGGCCAGCGCCAGCGCGTGGCCGTGGCGCGCGCTCTCGTCACCCGGCCCAAGCTGGTGCTCGCCGACGAGCCCACCGCCAACCTCGACTCCGTCACCGGCCAGAACATCATCGACCTGATGAAGGAGCTCAACCGCAAGGAGGGCACCACCTTCATCTTCTCCACCCACGACGCCAAGGTGATGACCCACGCCAACGCCGTGGTGCGCCTGGCGGACGGGAAGATCCTCGACCGCATCACGCCGGCCGAGGCCCAGAAGGTCATGGCCGTGAGCGAGGGGGGCCACTAA
- a CDS encoding tyrosine-type recombinase/integrase, with translation MPQKFVGKWKGGRVKLVDGRKVWLLEKMVSGARFSVSLAVSNEEDALAELALFRRDRDAYLAKVKADRSEEVQASTVAGAVPLSGDVGPRLDADSVREFLRHLTQRGRTEGYRRDARTYLSQWAEVLAGRDLSTVSLLELRRALSQWPTARKMRIITLKSFFSWLREEDRLKVAEDPTLSLKVPPAVAEKGRRAKGYSMAQVEKLYAAIGSQTVRDVLCLRAKTGMHDSEIARLASGKGELRVVNDPSGIAGTARFLHKNGRVHILSLDAQALAAAQRLQVRGRAPIRNTVRESIGYASARIGQSPIHPSELRHSFTTWATNEGQVVKATRGGVPLDVVASVLGHQSTRTTKKFYDGTEIPPMITVPLKLHHPQDPAVMQPRLASVSQM, from the coding sequence ATGCCGCAGAAGTTCGTGGGGAAGTGGAAGGGTGGGCGGGTCAAGCTCGTTGATGGTCGGAAGGTGTGGCTCCTGGAGAAGATGGTCTCCGGGGCCCGGTTCTCGGTCTCCTTGGCGGTCTCCAACGAGGAGGACGCGCTGGCCGAGCTGGCCCTGTTCCGGCGCGACCGGGACGCCTACCTGGCCAAGGTGAAGGCCGACAGGTCGGAGGAAGTCCAGGCATCCACTGTAGCCGGGGCAGTTCCTCTGTCGGGGGATGTGGGGCCTCGGCTCGATGCCGATTCTGTCCGGGAGTTCCTCCGACACTTGACCCAGCGGGGGCGAACGGAGGGTTACCGGCGGGACGCCCGAACCTACCTGTCGCAATGGGCCGAGGTTCTGGCCGGAAGGGACCTGAGTACCGTCAGCCTCCTCGAGTTGCGCCGCGCCCTGAGCCAATGGCCCACGGCCAGGAAGATGCGGATCATCACGCTCAAGAGCTTCTTCTCGTGGCTGAGGGAAGAGGATCGCCTCAAGGTTGCTGAAGACCCCACGTTGTCCCTCAAGGTGCCGCCCGCGGTCGCGGAGAAGGGGAGACGGGCCAAGGGGTATTCGATGGCCCAAGTGGAGAAGCTCTACGCGGCCATCGGCTCCCAGACGGTGAGGGACGTGCTGTGTCTGCGGGCCAAGACCGGCATGCACGACTCGGAGATCGCCCGCCTGGCATCGGGCAAGGGGGAACTGCGCGTCGTCAATGACCCCTCCGGCATCGCCGGTACTGCGCGGTTTCTGCACAAGAACGGCCGCGTTCACATCCTCAGTCTGGATGCCCAGGCCCTTGCTGCCGCGCAGCGGCTCCAGGTTCGGGGCAGGGCGCCCATCAGGAACACCGTCCGGGAGTCCATCGGGTATGCGTCGGCGCGCATTGGGCAGTCGCCCATCCATCCCAGCGAGCTCCGCCACAGCTTCACCACCTGGGCCACGAATGAGGGCCAGGTCGTGAAGGCGACCCGGGGCGGAGTGCCACTCGATGTCGTTGCGTCCGTTCTTGGCCATCAGTCCACACGGACGACCAAGAAGTTCTATGACGGGACCGAGATTCCCCCGATGATCACCGTCCCGCTCAAGCTGCATCATCCACAGGACCCAGCGGTGATGCAGCCGAGGCTAGCCTCCGTGAGTCAGATGTAG